The Stenotrophomonas sp. BIO128-Bstrain region GTGGCGGCGATCTGCGCGGCGATCGATTACGCGTTGGCCGCCCCCAGGAACTGATCCAGCAACCACAGCGCGGCCGGCCCCAGCGGCGCACCCTTGCGCCACACCGCATCGGTGGAAACCAGCCGTGGCCAGCCCGGCAGGGGCAGCTCCACCAGCATGCCCCGGCCGTAGCGCGTGACCAGCGCGCGCGGCAGTTCGGCCCAGCCGAAGCCGTCCTCGGCCATCTCCAGCACCATCAGGTAGTCCGAGGCGGACCACGTCCGCCCGCGTGCGTGGCCCTCACGGCAGGCGTCGCCGCTCAGGCAGATCTGGCGATGACGGGCCAGGTGCGATTCCTCCGGCGTGGCCACGGCGGCCAGCGGGTGAGCGGCGGCCACGAATACCGCCATCTCCGCACGCAGGGGCAGGGCGCGTACCGCCAGTTCGGAAGGATAGGACGGCTGATGCGGGATCAGCCCGAGCTGGGCGCGCCCGCGCTGCACCACCTCGAGCACGTCGTGGCCTTCGGCATCCAGCCACTCAAGTTCGATATCCGGGAAGCGTTGCTCGAACCGCTGCAGCAGATGCTGGTCGGGATTGAGCTGGTAGATGTCCGAGAACACCAGGGTAAGGCGCGGTTCGACCTCGTCGGCCAGGCGGATGCTGAGCTGCTCGAGGCGGTCGGCGGCGGCCAGGATTTCCTGCGCATGGCCGAGCACTTTGCGGCCGTCTTCGGTCAGCACCGGGTAACGACCACTGCGATCGAACAGGGTGAGGCCCAGATCCGCTTCCAGCGTGGCGATCGCGGTGCTGATGGTGGATTGGGTCTTCTTCAAACGGCGTGCGGCGGCGGAGAACGAGCCGAGGGCCGCGGCCTCGACGAACGCGTGCAGGGATTCAGGGCCATAACGCATGGATGTATCGCCTTTGTCGATGGATTCCATCTTGGGACTGATGGAAAAGGCGATGATAATGGGCGCGTCGCTTGGGTGCCATGGCCCGGCTGGCGCGTACCGACCAACGGTCGGCACCTACCGGATGCGGTGCCGATGCGGTGCCGACGGTGCCCACGGTACCGCCAGTGCCGACCCGGTGTCGGCAGCCATGTCACCCGGCCAGCAGCGACGCACGCGCATCCGCCATCCCGGCCGATGCC contains the following coding sequences:
- a CDS encoding LysR family transcriptional regulator; this encodes MRYGPESLHAFVEAAALGSFSAAARRLKKTQSTISTAIATLEADLGLTLFDRSGRYPVLTEDGRKVLGHAQEILAAADRLEQLSIRLADEVEPRLTLVFSDIYQLNPDQHLLQRFEQRFPDIELEWLDAEGHDVLEVVQRGRAQLGLIPHQPSYPSELAVRALPLRAEMAVFVAAAHPLAAVATPEESHLARHRQICLSGDACREGHARGRTWSASDYLMVLEMAEDGFGWAELPRALVTRYGRGMLVELPLPGWPRLVSTDAVWRKGAPLGPAALWLLDQFLGAANA